A stretch of the Pseudalkalibacillus hwajinpoensis genome encodes the following:
- a CDS encoding ArsR/SmtB family transcription factor: MDNHGQDVAKEQLDLDEETLFIVSQTFKALGDPTRIRILNLLADRECAVSEIADALHLSQSTVSHQLRFLKNLRLVKFRRAGTSIFYSPDDQHVMALLHQAIHHACHD; the protein is encoded by the coding sequence TTGGATAATCATGGGCAGGATGTGGCAAAAGAACAATTGGATCTAGATGAAGAAACACTTTTTATTGTTTCGCAAACTTTTAAAGCTTTGGGAGATCCAACGAGGATTCGGATATTAAACTTGTTGGCAGATCGGGAATGTGCTGTAAGTGAAATAGCGGATGCTCTGCATCTTTCTCAATCGACTGTTTCTCATCAGCTTCGCTTTTTGAAGAACTTACGCTTAGTAAAGTTTAGAAGAGCCGGCACGAGTATTTTTTATTCTCCTGATGATCAGCATGTGATGGCACTGCTTCACCAGGCGATCCACCATGCCTGTCACGATTAA
- the ctaG gene encoding cytochrome c oxidase assembly factor CtaG, with amino-acid sequence MWEQLSSTFSFSALWSPGIMVAAIVIAGFYLLLTGPWKNSFKDSAPIPLYKKIFFLIGVFLFYLGLGGPLSLMGHLLLSIHMTEMALVYLVAPPLMIVGTPAWLLRPLLNIKVIRKIFKFFTFPIISLLLFNGLFSFYHIPEIFDYLMVHYTAQNFYKAALILTAFAMWWPLVCPIPEYDTLSGVKKLGYIFADGVLLTPACALIIFATTPLYATYTDPTIWANAMGYCVPTGTTVSPELFDQFKPLGIMEDQQLGGIIMKIIQELSYGTALGYIFFQWARREREKDAEELQSPEFRISEI; translated from the coding sequence ATGTGGGAACAATTATCGAGCACATTTTCGTTTAGTGCTTTATGGAGTCCTGGAATTATGGTAGCTGCAATCGTTATTGCTGGATTCTACTTACTTCTAACAGGACCTTGGAAAAATAGCTTTAAAGACTCGGCACCGATTCCCCTTTACAAAAAGATCTTTTTCTTAATCGGGGTTTTCTTATTTTATCTCGGACTTGGCGGTCCACTATCACTTATGGGGCATTTATTACTCAGCATCCATATGACTGAGATGGCGCTCGTATATTTAGTCGCTCCACCACTCATGATAGTAGGCACCCCAGCATGGTTGCTACGTCCACTGCTAAATATCAAAGTGATTCGTAAAATCTTTAAATTTTTCACATTCCCTATTATTTCACTGCTTTTATTTAACGGGTTATTTTCTTTCTATCATATCCCAGAAATCTTTGATTACTTAATGGTGCACTATACGGCTCAGAATTTCTATAAAGCCGCTCTAATCCTGACAGCCTTTGCTATGTGGTGGCCACTTGTTTGCCCAATACCAGAATACGATACGTTATCAGGTGTTAAAAAACTTGGATACATCTTCGCAGATGGTGTCCTACTCACACCAGCATGTGCTCTCATTATTTTCGCAACTACTCCATTATACGCTACATATACGGATCCAACGATTTGGGCAAATGCAATGGGATATTGCGTACCAACCGGCACGACCGTTTCACCTGAACTATTTGACCAATTCAAACCACTAGGCATCATGGAAGACCAACAGCTAGGCGGCATCATCATGAAAATCATCCAAGAACTCTCATACGGCACCGCACTAGGCTACATCTTCTTCCAATGGGCAAGAAGAGAACGAGAAAAAGACGCCGAAGAACTACAATCACCAGAATTCCGAATCAGTGAGATTTAA